The Primulina eburnea isolate SZY01 chromosome 13, ASM2296580v1, whole genome shotgun sequence genome includes a region encoding these proteins:
- the LOC140810437 gene encoding dehydration-responsive element-binding protein 1A-like → MKNKKILGRKMIKETSRRGYRGMRRRNESAESVSEVGRCNEKSRTFTGTGVSFPNSDMVALASCGENAPPQLNFPDPTKCLPQAQLTSLRDMAPRAAHLAANNFQASILDAWSPNSSSSFNTREIQVEETSLIDFQIRRCRPWIS, encoded by the coding sequence atgaaaaacaagaagatattAGGAAGAAAAATGATCAAGGAAACAAGCCGTCGTGGTTACAGAGGCATGCGGCGGAGAAATGAGAGTGCAGAATCGGTGTCTGAAGTGGGTCGATGTAACGAGAAGTCAAGGACATTTACGGGAACAGGGGTTTCTTTTCCCAACTCCGATATGGTGGCCTTGGCTTCGTGTGGTGAGAACGCGCCACCGCAGCTGAACTTTCCGGATCCCACAAAGTGTCTCCCTCAAGCCCAGTTGACCTCACTGCGTGATATGGCGCCAAGAGCTGCTCACCTTGCTGCGAATAATTTTCAGGCATCGATTCTCGATGCATGGAGCCCTAATTCTTCATCATCATTTAATACAAGAGAAATTCAAGTGGAAGAAACTAGTCTGATTGATTTTCAAATAAGGAGGTGTCGTCCATGGATTTCTTGA